The Comamonas testosteroni genome includes a window with the following:
- a CDS encoding DUF4942 domain-containing protein: MDFQYYPTGAYTTALLWHQFQRPIVHVCDPSAGKGALFRHAENGFEELPEGTEVPWFDPSLEERFDRRRWSYDQRDKYKSSSRKKSAVEIDIKHHASLRELGVTVLGHDFLEVQSLASVTQVIMNPPFNQGAEHVLHAWDLVYDAEISACINAQTIKNPYTRERKRLVELIEKHGSVSFHQDQFVDDVERKTDVEVAIVYLNKVPEAFADVDNILKRLKVGDNLSRHEFDPHICKTLALPANFIENTYYHFSAAIEAARQSSEFEAIFEHASDKLGVTLDEMQSKGVGSDFRPDPIDIRKKAMELFSKRYEDLKRKAWAQIIRSTLLTEKLSNHARRKLEADAETIYALEFSISNVHGFLAGMIQSMGSIYTDMVLGLFDTIIERSSDNVVFYKSWKSNQKHKVGMRIRKKRFIIPRFNTWSSGTLHYECEQFLGDIDKVFGYLNGISGNYYGLRQSFKQNNVNTSERFTSEFFEYRYYKGTGTLHFFPKSDEVVDRLNRFVGRIRQWLPQDMGDANEHFKKQYEQAEKYSDDYLKAFSRGKSHSYYERNPVYALTSGRDSENVAERMEKAIDEVLAQAGMECGPILQAPAEVQTVAALPAPAMGQAEQLDLLAA; this comes from the coding sequence ATGGATTTTCAGTACTACCCAACAGGCGCATACACAACGGCTTTGCTGTGGCATCAATTCCAACGGCCCATCGTCCATGTGTGTGATCCCAGTGCAGGTAAGGGTGCGTTGTTTCGACACGCTGAGAACGGGTTCGAGGAACTGCCGGAAGGCACTGAAGTTCCTTGGTTCGATCCAAGCCTGGAAGAGCGCTTTGATCGTCGTCGTTGGTCCTATGACCAGCGCGACAAATACAAATCTTCGTCCCGAAAGAAATCGGCTGTCGAAATCGATATCAAGCACCATGCGAGCTTGCGCGAGCTGGGTGTAACGGTTCTAGGACATGACTTCTTAGAAGTTCAGTCTCTGGCCTCCGTCACACAAGTGATCATGAACCCACCCTTTAACCAGGGTGCGGAACATGTTCTTCATGCTTGGGATCTGGTTTACGACGCTGAGATCAGTGCGTGCATCAATGCTCAGACCATCAAGAATCCATACACGCGCGAGCGTAAACGCTTGGTGGAGCTGATCGAGAAGCATGGCAGTGTGTCATTCCATCAAGATCAATTCGTTGATGATGTGGAACGTAAAACCGATGTTGAGGTAGCTATTGTCTATTTGAATAAAGTCCCGGAAGCATTTGCTGATGTGGACAATATTCTGAAGAGGCTAAAAGTGGGAGATAACTTGAGTCGTCATGAATTTGACCCTCATATCTGCAAAACTCTCGCTCTTCCAGCTAACTTCATCGAGAACACCTACTATCACTTTAGCGCGGCTATCGAAGCAGCGCGACAATCATCTGAGTTTGAAGCCATCTTCGAGCACGCATCAGATAAATTGGGAGTGACGCTAGACGAAATGCAGTCAAAGGGGGTAGGGTCTGACTTCAGACCAGATCCGATTGATATTCGAAAAAAAGCTATGGAGCTATTTTCGAAGAGGTATGAAGATCTCAAGCGGAAAGCTTGGGCACAGATTATCAGATCAACACTTTTAACTGAAAAATTGTCGAACCACGCAAGACGTAAGCTCGAAGCGGATGCTGAGACAATATACGCACTTGAGTTTTCGATATCGAATGTTCACGGGTTCCTCGCTGGAATGATTCAGTCGATGGGATCTATCTACACCGATATGGTTCTGGGATTGTTTGATACGATTATTGAACGCAGCTCTGACAACGTTGTGTTTTACAAGTCGTGGAAGTCTAACCAGAAGCACAAGGTAGGAATGCGTATTCGTAAGAAGCGCTTCATTATTCCGCGTTTCAATACGTGGAGTAGTGGAACTCTGCATTATGAATGCGAACAGTTCCTGGGAGACATTGACAAAGTATTCGGATATCTGAACGGTATTTCCGGTAATTACTACGGACTTCGCCAATCATTTAAACAAAATAATGTCAATACCTCTGAACGGTTTACGTCAGAGTTCTTTGAATATCGTTACTACAAGGGAACCGGCACGCTGCACTTCTTCCCCAAGAGTGACGAAGTTGTTGATCGCTTGAATCGCTTCGTTGGCCGCATACGCCAATGGCTTCCCCAGGACATGGGTGATGCAAATGAGCATTTCAAGAAGCAATATGAACAAGCTGAGAAATATTCTGATGACTATCTCAAAGCTTTTAGCAGAGGCAAAAGCCATAGCTACTACGAACGCAATCCGGTCTACGCACTGACTTCAGGACGCGATTCGGAAAACGTTGCCGAGCGGATGGAAAAAGCCATAGATGAAGTTCTTGCGCAGGCAGGGATGGAGTGTGGCCCGATCCTCCAAGCACCCGCTGAGGTACAGACCGTCGCAGCTTTGCCCGCACCAGCAATGGGGCAGGCCGAGCAGCTGGATCTATTGGCGGCATAA
- a CDS encoding H-NS histone family protein, which translates to MKSYSQLKAELAQLDKQIAQARASEETDALIQVRELVQSFGFTVHQVFPLPQPAKKEPVARYYDPDTGQSWSGRGKPPRWIDGKDRSLFEIDRRPTYDFNAPRDERNPFPVQ; encoded by the coding sequence ATGAAATCCTACAGTCAACTGAAAGCTGAGCTTGCCCAGCTAGACAAGCAAATTGCACAAGCTCGCGCCTCGGAAGAGACTGACGCTCTTATCCAGGTAAGAGAGCTGGTCCAGTCTTTCGGCTTCACAGTGCATCAAGTGTTCCCACTCCCGCAGCCAGCTAAGAAGGAACCCGTGGCCAGGTACTACGACCCAGACACTGGCCAGTCTTGGAGCGGTCGCGGCAAGCCACCAAGATGGATAGATGGCAAGGACCGCAGCCTATTCGAAATCGATAGACGACCAACCTACGACTTCAATGCCCCAAGGGATGAACGCAACCCGTTTCCAGTCCAGTAG
- a CDS encoding VWA domain-containing protein: MAKQNRNTIYTALPIVATAYGDKFGVKVRIGQDVAYTDGKTIVIPNVPHDYPNMDVVWGYTAHEAAHVRFTDFSAPRRAGLHAELTNAFEDCRIERAMMDLYPGTATTLNEVANYMAKVGHYSHLRDDEHPAQILVGYCLYWLQARAVGQPVMASYLATAQPVLERTFPQGVITRLSTILRKVVDAESTSDICYLADQVISMIEEEKEKEEEQQQQDQQNQDQSQQPQNVPNEQSSGEGDDSDEADGQQDSTHEDSQQGKGPGQSNEGDDSGEGQGQRSMAGAEQGAENDSGIASRTAKEKLDALTQALSAGAGDVDGDRARNSLKQELSQVARKEGNPSYQTIRKGTDASDDKAKGLELMNRVRPATSKIRNQLFGLVQASLRCAKQSTRSGKRLDINRLHRVVSGDTRVFAKPQEKRKPNTAVHILGDKSGSMTRPTRSDSSRSLADVTDEACIALALALDAIAHVNPAVTFFSNSSESPVVCAVKHGQSVQANTGRFPVEPSGGTPMAEAIWYAAYELSKTREDRKMLIVLTDGEPNSSKATKEVIDLCERSGIDVIGIGIQTNAPATLFSRSICIDAVEDLQKTLFKLMEKSLTAVD, from the coding sequence ATGGCCAAACAGAACCGAAATACGATCTATACCGCATTGCCCATCGTGGCAACTGCATATGGAGACAAGTTTGGTGTGAAAGTCCGTATAGGCCAAGACGTGGCCTATACGGATGGGAAAACGATTGTTATCCCGAACGTTCCTCACGATTATCCGAACATGGATGTTGTGTGGGGCTACACAGCGCATGAAGCCGCTCATGTGCGATTCACTGATTTCAGTGCACCGCGCCGCGCAGGTCTGCATGCCGAACTGACCAACGCTTTCGAAGATTGCCGCATCGAGCGGGCGATGATGGACTTGTACCCAGGTACTGCCACGACGCTCAACGAGGTTGCGAACTACATGGCAAAGGTCGGTCACTACTCCCATCTTAGAGACGATGAGCATCCAGCTCAGATCCTGGTGGGTTACTGCCTCTACTGGCTGCAAGCGAGGGCCGTAGGTCAACCTGTGATGGCGTCTTATCTGGCGACTGCGCAGCCTGTTCTGGAGCGCACTTTCCCGCAGGGCGTTATCACTCGATTAAGTACCATTCTCCGCAAGGTGGTGGATGCTGAATCGACTTCCGACATCTGCTACCTGGCAGATCAGGTCATTTCTATGATCGAGGAAGAGAAGGAAAAGGAAGAAGAGCAGCAACAGCAGGATCAGCAGAATCAGGATCAAAGCCAACAGCCTCAGAATGTTCCGAACGAACAGTCCTCCGGCGAAGGCGATGACTCCGATGAAGCTGATGGCCAGCAAGACTCAACACACGAAGACTCCCAACAGGGGAAAGGCCCAGGCCAATCCAATGAGGGCGATGATTCAGGTGAAGGTCAAGGTCAACGATCCATGGCTGGTGCCGAACAGGGAGCTGAAAACGATTCTGGTATTGCCTCGCGCACTGCAAAGGAAAAGTTGGATGCACTTACGCAAGCTCTCTCAGCTGGCGCTGGGGATGTGGATGGGGATCGCGCACGCAATTCTCTGAAGCAGGAGCTGTCACAGGTGGCGCGGAAAGAGGGCAACCCCTCCTACCAGACCATTCGCAAGGGAACTGATGCATCAGATGACAAGGCCAAAGGCCTTGAGCTGATGAACCGGGTCCGGCCTGCAACATCGAAAATTCGCAATCAACTGTTCGGCCTGGTGCAAGCCAGTCTGCGTTGTGCGAAGCAATCGACCCGCAGTGGCAAACGCCTGGATATCAACCGACTGCATCGCGTAGTCTCGGGTGATACACGAGTTTTTGCAAAGCCGCAGGAAAAGCGAAAGCCGAATACAGCGGTCCACATACTTGGCGATAAAAGCGGGTCCATGACCCGTCCTACTAGGTCCGACAGCTCGCGTTCGCTGGCCGATGTTACAGATGAAGCATGCATTGCATTGGCGCTCGCGCTCGATGCGATAGCCCATGTGAATCCTGCAGTGACCTTTTTCTCAAACTCTTCGGAGTCTCCTGTTGTCTGTGCTGTGAAGCATGGGCAATCAGTTCAGGCCAATACAGGCAGGTTTCCAGTGGAACCCTCAGGTGGCACACCGATGGCTGAAGCCATTTGGTATGCAGCCTACGAACTGAGCAAAACACGCGAAGACCGCAAGATGTTGATCGTCCTTACGGATGGTGAGCCGAACAGCTCTAAAGCCACAAAGGAAGTGATCGACCTCTGCGAACGTAGCGGAATCGATGTCATTGGTATCGGCATCCAAACGAACGCACCGGCAACTTTGTTCTCACGGAGCATTTGCATTGATGCGGTCGAAGACTTGCAGAAAACACTCTTCAAGCTCATGGAAAAGTCATTGACTGCCGTGGACTGA
- a CDS encoding restriction endonuclease subunit M yields the protein MFSNSICSYPNRGNYGDNKYRGNCSGYVIKDFIESYLKDQNGLVADPSIGGGTSADVAASLGVRFKGTDLHQGFNLLTDDFSSFLGEKANLIWWHPAYWDMIQYSGSQWGNEPHKWDMSRMKLNEFVESLELAVMNIHDACEVKGHYGILMGNLRRNGDYYNLSSLVERIAPGKLVDEIIKVQHNCISDSRQYSGNIVRIAHEKLLVFRRDASHSLILLSNFHRKAVNMIATTWKAAVRRVLQGKPSMDLNQIYEAIEPFAQFRENVHWRAKVRQVLQDAKYFERLETGVYKLAL from the coding sequence ATGTTTTCAAACTCGATTTGTTCCTACCCAAACCGGGGAAACTATGGTGACAACAAGTACCGTGGCAACTGCTCAGGGTACGTCATAAAGGACTTCATCGAGTCCTATCTAAAAGATCAGAATGGCCTCGTTGCAGATCCAAGCATTGGAGGCGGAACGAGCGCCGATGTAGCCGCTTCACTTGGAGTGCGCTTCAAGGGCACAGACCTTCATCAGGGCTTTAATTTGCTGACTGATGACTTCTCTTCCTTCTTGGGAGAGAAAGCGAATCTGATCTGGTGGCACCCAGCTTACTGGGACATGATTCAGTATTCAGGAAGTCAATGGGGCAATGAACCACACAAATGGGACATGAGCCGCATGAAGCTAAATGAATTTGTTGAGTCGTTAGAGCTTGCTGTCATGAACATTCATGATGCCTGCGAAGTAAAAGGACACTATGGGATATTGATGGGCAATCTCCGCAGAAACGGGGATTACTACAATCTCTCAAGTCTTGTGGAGCGTATCGCTCCAGGCAAACTGGTCGATGAAATCATCAAAGTGCAGCACAACTGCATTAGTGATTCACGACAATATTCAGGCAACATTGTTCGTATTGCGCACGAAAAGCTTTTAGTTTTTCGTCGTGATGCAAGTCACTCGTTGATCCTGCTATCAAATTTCCATCGAAAAGCAGTCAATATGATTGCCACTACATGGAAAGCAGCTGTTCGTAGAGTCCTGCAAGGGAAACCCTCTATGGATTTAAACCAGATTTACGAAGCTATTGAGCCATTTGCACAGTTCAGAGAGAACGTACATTGGAGGGCGAAAGTCCGACAGGTATTGCAAGACGCAAAATACTTCGAACGTCTGGAAACTGGTGTTTACAAGCTAGCCTTGT